In Peromyscus leucopus breed LL Stock chromosome 16_21, UCI_PerLeu_2.1, whole genome shotgun sequence, a single genomic region encodes these proteins:
- the LOC114687929 gene encoding LOW QUALITY PROTEIN: vacuolar protein sorting-associated protein 52 homolog (The sequence of the model RefSeq protein was modified relative to this genomic sequence to represent the inferred CDS: substituted 1 base at 1 genomic stop codon): MEQMLGAFQNDLSSISSEIRTLQEQSGAMNIRLRNXQAVRGRLGELVDGLVVPSTLVTAILEAPVTEARFLEQLQELDAKAAAVREQEARGTAACADVRGVLDRLRVKVGSGPLGSLPMSSTASLRAVHVGPLIPLKISRVLERGVPVTVSFWGPSGLGSMGLVWSVSVISLTLTWSRFFSKPSLRSRNTIFTLGTRGAVIFLTELEAPILVPHTAQRGEQRYPLFEALFRSQHYALLDNSCREYLFICEFFVVSGPAAHDLFHAVMGRTLAMTLKHLESYLADCYDAIAVFLCIHIVLRFRNIAAKRDVPALDRYWEQVLALLWPRFELILEMNVQSVRSTDPQHLGGLDTRPHYITRRYAEFSSALVSINQTIPNERTLQLLGQLQVEVENFVLRVAAEFSSRKEQLVFLINNYDMMLGVLMERAAEDSKEVESFQQLLNARTQEFIEELLSPPFGGLVAFVKEAEGLIERGQADRLQGEEARVTQLIRGFGSSWKASVESLSQDVTRSFTNFRNGTSIIQGALTQLIQLYHRFHRVLAQPQLRALPARAELINIHHLMVELKKHKPNF; the protein is encoded by the exons ATGGAGCAGATGTTGGGAGCTTTTCAGAATGACCTCAGCTCCATCAGCTCTGAGATCCGGACCCTGCAGGAGCAGTCAGGAGCCATGAACATCCGACTTCGTAACTGACAGGCAGTGCGGGGGAGACTTGGGGAACTTGTAGATGGGCTAGTGGTGCCCTCCACTCTGGTCAC AGCAATTCTGGAAGCTCCAGTGACAGAGGCCAGGTTCctggagcagctgcaggagctggacGCCAAGGCAGCCGCAGTCAGGGagcaggaggccagaggcacagCTGCCTGTGCAGATGTCAGAGGCGTGCTGGACCGGCTCCGGGTCAAGGTGGGGAGTGGACCCCTAGGGTCACTTCCCATGTCCTCCACTGCTTCCCTCCGGGCGGTGCATGTTGGCCCTCTCATTCCCCTGAAAATCT ctagggttCTGGAGAGGGGTGTCCCAGTCACAGTTAGCTTCTGGGGTCCCTCAGGTCTTGGCTCCATGGGCCTGGTGTGGTCGGTCTCGGTGATTTCCCTGACTCTGACCTGGTCACGATTCTTCTCGAAGCCGTCCCTCCGAAGCAGGAATACCATCTTCACCCTGGGGACCCGGGGTGCTGTCATCTTCCTCACTGAACTCGAGGCCCCCATCCTGGTGCCCCACACTGCCCAGCGTGGAGAGCAGCGG TATCCGTTGTTCGAGGCTCTCTTCCGCAGTCAGCACTACGCCCTCCTCGACAATTCCTGCCGTGAATATCTTTTCATCTGTGAATTCTTTGTCGTATCTGGCCCAGCTGCTCATGACCTGTTCCATGCTGTCATGGGCCGCACACTCGCCATGACTCTG AAACACCTGGAGTCCTACCTGGCCGACTGCTACGACGCCATTGCTGTTTTCCTCTGTATCCACATCGTTCTCCGATTCCGCAACATCGCAGCTAAGAGGGATGTCCCTGCCCTGGACAG GTACTGGGAGCAGGTGCTTGCCTTGCTGTGGCCTCGCTTTGAGCTGATCCTGGAGATGAATGTCCAGAGTGTCCGCAGCACCGACCCCCAGCACCTTGGGGGCCTGGACACTCGGCCCCACTAT ATCACACGCCGCTATGCTGAGTTCTCCTCTGCGCTTGTGAGCATCAACCAGACCATCCCCAATGAGCGCACCCTGCAGCTGCTGGGACAGttacaggtgg AGGTGGAGAATTTTGTCCTCCGAGTGGCTGCGGAGTTCTCCTCCAGGAAGGAGCAGCTTGTGTTTCTGATCAACAACTACGACATGATGCTGGGTGTGCTGATG gaGCGGGCAGCTGAGGACAGCAAGGAGGTGGAGAGCTTCCAGCAGCTGCTCAATGCTCGCACACAG GAATTCATTGAAGAGCTGCTGTCTCCCCCCTTCGGGGGTCTGGTGGCGTTTGTGAAGGAGGCTGAAGGTTTGATTGAGCGAGGACAGGCCGACCGACTTCAAGGGGAAGAAG CCCGAGTCACTCAGCTGATCCGTGGCTTTGGGAGTTCCTGGAAGGCCTCCGTGGAGTCTCTGAGTCAGGATGTCACGCGGAGTTTCACCAACTTCCGAAATGGAACCAGCATCATCCAG GGGGCGCTGACCCAGCTGATCCAGCTCTACCATCGCTTCCACCGGGTGCTGGCACAGCCGCAGCTCCGGGCGCTGCCGGCCAGGGCGGAGCTCATCAACATTCATCACCTCATGGTGGAGCTCAAGAAACACAAGCCCAACTTCTGA